Part of the Salinimonas iocasae genome, AATACTTTCATACTTCGGGTGTTTGATAAAATTCGTCAGTTCGGCACCAAACAGGATGACCGCTATCAGCTTAACGGCATCACAGCGTTTACAGATATGGACGGCTACACGTTATTTGTAGAGGATCCAAAGGTGAAACTGCAATATGGCTTCCATAACCAGTATCACTATGATTATGAAGATGATGAGCACGTTAAGCAGTTTACTAAGAAACTCAAAGAGATAGACGAAGAGTATTAACTTCTCACGTTTAACCAGTGAATTTGTTAAGCCCGCCCTTTGGCGGGCTTTTTTGTATGTACAGAGACTGACTGCCATTTACGCACAACATTGGTATCCGCGCCAAGTATAGGTACAATAACCGAAAAATTTTTTAGGTAGTTCGTTTTTGTCAGCAATTACACCTCCTTCTTTTAAACTGGCATTTTTAGGGCCGAGATACTGGCTCGTCTGGTTAGGCGTACTTATTCTGTATGTGCTCACCTGGTTGCCGTTTTCCTGGATCCGCGCTATCGGCAGCGGTACCGGCAAACTGATTGGCCGAATCGTTCCCAAGCGAGTGAACATAGCCCGCCGTAATATTAGTCTTACCTGGCCGCATCTCAGCGCGGACGAAGTAGAGCGACTCACGAATGAGAACCTGAGCAGAGCAGGGATGGCCTTGTTTGAAACGGCGATGGGGTGGTGGTGGCCAGGGTGGCGTATCAAACGTCACTTTACTATCGAAGGATACGAATATGTCGAAGCCGCGCTGGCTCAGAACAAAGGCGTGTTTGGTCTGGCGCTGCATAACATGAACCTCGAGTTCGCCTGCCGGGGCCTGGGTTACACCCATCCGGCAATTGCGTTTTACCGTAAGCACAACAACCCACTTATTGATTATCTGCAGTATCACGGGCGCGCCCGTTCAAACAAATACATGATTCACAAGCGAAACGCCCGCGCGCTGATAGCCGCGCTGGATAGTCAGGAATTGTGTCTGTATCTGCCCGATCAGGATTACGGGCGCTCTCAGAGTATATTCGTACCTTTTGGTGGTGTGGCAAAAACCGCTACGTCTACTGCCACGCTGATGTTTGCCCGGCGTGCTGACTGTGTCCCTATGATTTTCACCTCGCAGTACACTGCAAATGGTTATAAAGTAAAGATATATCCGCCTATGCCTGAACTGGCGTCGCTGGATGATGAGCACGCACTGACCATGCTGAATGAAAAGGTGGCAGAAATTGTTGCTGAACAACCGGAAAGTTATTTGTGGATGCACAAACGTTTCAAAACAAGACCAGACAAGGATGATCCGTCGTTATACGATTAGCTAATTGTGTAGCGTAGTTACGCTTTACTAAAATGCGACGGACATGAGCACAGGAAGATGGCTGAAAATGACGAAAAAAAATTATTCAGGTAAACGGTTCTGGATAAGCCAAATTGTTATTGCGCTGGTTCTTATCCTGATCGCCGCAGCAGTCATTTACTGGCAACAATCTGCCGGTGATGGTGAAGAGAAGCGTAGCGTATCCAAGGGTTTAAGCGACTTCTATAGTCAGTTCAGAATGGGGCCTGACCAGTCTGAAGAGCTGACCGAGGAGGACTTCGTGATCGATATCAATCGTGATGACGGAGCTTTAGAAACCCGGCTACAGACAATGTCCAGTGAATTACGTCCGGTGAAAAAAAGCTGGGTCGGTGAGCATAAGCACCGCTCATTCAAAGCGGGCAGAACATTACGCGAGGCTATCTCAGCATATGCAGAGAAAGAAGGTATGCAGGTTATCTGGGACCTCGAACAAGACTTTGTCATCAAACACCATTTCCAGATGGACGACACGCTTGTTGGCTCTCTGGACAAAATTGCAGCAGCAATAGACAGCAATTTCAGTGGAGATGTAGAAACCTTTGTCTGTCCGGGGCAGCGAACCCTGGTAGTAACGGCAAAACCCTCGGAGTACCTGGATGATAACTGCAGAAAGCGCTGATTCCGCAGCGCTTTACTGCACTGTGCTTACTCTGCGCCCAGAACCTGCTGCCAGATGCGTTTGACGTTGTTCAGTAGTGCATCTAACTGATCAGAACGTTGTGCAAATTTATCATCGGCCAGTGTTAGCTGGTGATACTGATCACGCAGTGTCTGATAGGCATCGACCAGGTTGTCGCAGGTTTTATTGTCGATGATACCCAGCGTCATAGCCTTATTCAGAATCCGCGTATTGTCGGTATATCGGGTCAGCGATTCATTTTCATGCGAGCAGGCTAACACCCAGAACTGAGTTAAAAACTCTATATCTGCAATTCCACCTTCGCATTGTTTTAAATCAATTTCAGAAGGCGTACCGGCATTCAGGTGGTCACGCATTTTTTGGCGCATGGAAACCACATCGTCACGAAGAGAGTCGGTGTCCCGGGTCTTAGTTAAGATGGCATGCCGCACCTTATCAAACGATGCCAGTAAACTACTATCGCCGGCTACGCCTCGCGCCCTGACCAATGCCTGGTGTTCCCATGTCCAGGCTTGTTGCTGTTGATAACTTTCAAAACCGTCAATGTGGCAACACAAAAGACCTGCTGAGCCGGAAGGGCGAAGCCGCAGATCGGTTTCATAAAGCTGACCGAATATTGTGTTTGTATTGAGCAAGTGCATAATGCGCTGAGCAAGTTTTATATAAAATTGCTGCGCACCTACTGACTTCTTTCCGTTGGTTGACGCATCCGTTGGTGCATTATGGATAAATACCAAATCCAGATCAGAGCCATAACCCAGTTCATAGCCACCCAGCTTGCCATAGCCAATGACCGCGAACCCCCGGTGATTTTCTTCTAAATGCTCGGGCGTGCCATAACGGCTAGCAACCTGCTCCCAGGCCTGATAAATAACCGCTTCCATTAAAACTTCTGCCAGTACGGTAAGTTTATCGCTGACTCTGACCACCGGCAGCGAGCCGCTGATATCTGAAGCGGCGATACGAAGTTGCTGGCAAAGTTTGAACTGGCGACACGCGTCCATTGAAAGTTCAACATCATCCGGATCGACTCTGAGCAACTGTTGTCGCAATTCATCTTCATACTCACTGCGACTTTCCTCCAGACCGGTGTTTTGCTGCTCCAGATAAAGCGGCGTTAGTAGCTCATCCAACAGCAGCGGAAAGCGTTGGATCTGCTTGGCTATCCATTCGCTGCGCTCACAGAGTTTGACCAACTGATTCAGGACATCCAGGTTTTCCAGCAACAAAGTCAGATAAGTGGTTCTGCCAGTAATTGCACGAATGACATTCAACACGCGGGGCATTACACGGTAAATTCGATTTGGCGAGGTCTCGATAAGCGTATGTAATAACTCCGGCATGAGCTCATCCAGAGTACGCAAACCCCGTTCACCGATGCGAAATTGCCGCAGATTGGCGCGAAACTCCATCAGCTGCTCATAAACTGCGTCGGCGTTGTCCTCATCCATATATGGCGTGAGCAATGCGCAAAGTTCCCGCCTGTCCATATCTACCTGCCAGACATCGTTACACACGTGAAACAGCGAATCTTCATGAGAGTGAGTCTCGTGGTGCTCTTCGACCAACGCATTGAACTGCTCATGCACCTCCTGCATTCTTTGTGTCAGCTCATCGTAAAAGGTGTCGTAGTCGATAAAACCCATGACTTTGCACACCACGGCTTTAGGCCACTCATCATCGGGTAAGGTTTGGGTTTGCTGGTCATCAAACTGCTGTAACGTATGTTCGACTTTACGTAAGAAGCAATAGTGGCCGTATAGCTGGTGAATGGTATCCGGCTCTACAATATCCAGTTCGGACAGGGTATGCAGAGTGCGCTTCAGACTGCGCCGCTGCAAGGCGGGTTCACGCCCCCCGTGAATAAGCTGAAAGCTTTGGGCAAAAAATTCAATTTCGCGAATACCGCCAGCGCCCAGTTTAATATTATCTTTCAGCCCGCGCCGTCTTATTTCACGGTTTATCAGCCCTTTCATATGCCGAAGTGCATCAATCGTTGTGAAATCCAGATAGCGTCTGAAAGTAAACGGGCGCAATATATTGAGTAATTCATCTACATAAGGCGAGTCGGGCGTAATAGACCGCGCTTTTATCATCGCAAAGCGTTCCCAGTTTCTTCCCTGTTCCTGATAGTAATCTTCCAGCGCCGCAAAATGTGTCACCAGCGGGCCGCTGTCTCCGAAAGGGCGAAGCCGCATGTCAACCCGGAATACCTGACCCTGCGCCGTTACCGTATTCAGCGCACTGATGAGCTTCTGCGCCAGTCGGTTAAAAAACTGCTGGTTTTCGACCTGTTTACGGCCGCCCTCGGTCTCACCTTTATACGGGTAGCAAAATATCAGGTCGATATCGGATGAGAAATTAAGCTCTCTGCCGCCTAATTTACCCATACCCAGAATAATCATGGGTTGTGGACCGTGCGGGCCCGCGGGTTTACCATAACGCTCACTGAGATGATTATACAGCCAGTCGTTGGCAGCCAGAATCAAACTATCCGCCAAAGCTGAAACCCGTGTGACGGAAGATTCAATGTCCTGATTGTTGAGCAAGTCGCACTGCGCGATAGCTGCCATCTGAGTATTGCGAAATTCTCGCAACACCCGCATCAACTGGTCCTCAGACTTAACCTGTTCAAGTTCAGCATTTAACGCCTCGCGATAACCCTCATCAGATAAGGTGGCATCTTCTAACTGCTGAATGTTCTGGTGTTCAAAAATGCGCCCCAGAAACCGGCTCAGGCCCGGCAGGCTGAAATTTTCATCGTCGTCAGAAGGTATGGCTTCCTGCAAATGAGAGGCGTCATCATGACGTTGCCAGAAAGTCTGTGCTTTTTCCCTGATAATCCTGTTCATCTGCTCTTGCGTAGGCATAATACACGGCCTCATTGTCACTGCCTGAGTTTGGGTTTCAGGCCGATTGCATGAATAATGACGCAGAGTCTGTCACATCCGGTTATCAGGCTCCAGCAACAAATAATAATACACCGTATGTAAGGGAACTGAGATGGAAACGCTGGTCAAATTAGTACCGCTGCCCCGCGACTTGTGGGTCTACCTTGTTATCGACCTGGCGCTGGCTTTGCTGTTACTGGTACTGCTTAAATGGCTGGCCGGATTATTCAGAAAAGGCTCAGTGACTGACGAACTGGCGGTTAAAGATAATTTTGCTTTCGGTATCAGTATTGCCGGTGGCATGTTGTCCTTATGTATCGTGCTGGGCTCCGTGGTGGGTCGGCATGTCGGGCAGGGGTTTGAGTCGGCTGCGACTGGCATGGTCAGTTTTGGATTAATCGGTATTGTACTGGTTAACTTCGGTCGCTTTGCTCACGACAAACTGGTGCTCAACCGGGTAGATACACGGGCGCTGATTGGTGATCGAAGTGTGAGTATTGCCATGGTCGACGCGGCGAGCCTTATCGCCAGTGCTATTATTTTAAGAAGTATGGTGTTGTGGGTGGATGGCAGTGATATGAACGCCATGATTGCGATTACCACCGGATTTACAGTAGTGCTGACAATCCTGTTGTTCATGACACGTATCTACGAGGTGCGCTATGCCAGAGACAATCAAAACGATTCATTTCAGGGCGCATTGCAAAAAGGACAACTGGCACTGGCTGTCGAACATGCCGGTAACCTGCTTGGTACAGCGCTGATAGTGGCTTCAGCGCGACACTTGCTTAACTACCATCCTGATGGCTATGTCAGTAATGTAACCGGCTGGCTGATAGTCAGTGTTGTCTTATCACTGGCGCTCTATATTCTGGTCAATGCCAGTAAGAAGCTTATTCTGTGGGGGCTGGACTACCGGCAGGAAGTGGACAAACAGCACAATATCGGCGTAGCGTGCCTGGAGTTTTGCCTGACACTGGGCATCGCACTCATTGTTAATGGCATACTTGAATTCTTATCTTAGCAAAACCTGGCGGTAACAATCTCGACCTGTTGCGCTGTCAATGCGCGCAGGTCTTCCTCAATCAGTGCCAGCTTTTCGCGCTTACTCAGTTGTTTTATCGCGTACTCGGTCTTCAAAGCAACAGACCGGTCGCTGACGTTCAGGATTAAGCGAAACTGCAACGGGCCCTTTCCTTTCAGTGCGCGGGCACCACCTTTAAGCTCACCGCTGTGCTGCCGAAGTCGACGGTTCGGGTCGGTGGTGATTCCGGTGTAGAACTGTCCCAGCCGGTTCTCAATAACATAAACATACCACCGGTCAGTGCTGTCCTCATTTTCCGTTAAGACTGATATACTTGCTGCCAATTTTCATATCTTATTGCTGAACGACTGAATATGATTCTACCAGATTTCAAAAATGCTAACGTACTGATTGTCGGCGACCTGATGCTCGATCGCTATTGGGGAGGAAGCACCGGTCGTATCAGCCCAGAGGCGCCGGTACCGGT contains:
- a CDS encoding TcpQ domain-containing protein, with the protein product MTKKNYSGKRFWISQIVIALVLILIAAAVIYWQQSAGDGEEKRSVSKGLSDFYSQFRMGPDQSEELTEEDFVIDINRDDGALETRLQTMSSELRPVKKSWVGEHKHRSFKAGRTLREAISAYAEKEGMQVIWDLEQDFVIKHHFQMDDTLVGSLDKIAAAIDSNFSGDVETFVCPGQRTLVVTAKPSEYLDDNCRKR
- a CDS encoding GIY-YIG nuclease family protein, encoding MAASISVLTENEDSTDRWYVYVIENRLGQFYTGITTDPNRRLRQHSGELKGGARALKGKGPLQFRLILNVSDRSVALKTEYAIKQLSKREKLALIEEDLRALTAQQVEIVTARFC
- a CDS encoding DUF3081 family protein, whose protein sequence is MKNELDNTFILRVFDKIRQFGTKQDDRYQLNGITAFTDMDGYTLFVEDPKVKLQYGFHNQYHYDYEDDEHVKQFTKKLKEIDEEY
- a CDS encoding DUF350 domain-containing protein, which codes for METLVKLVPLPRDLWVYLVIDLALALLLLVLLKWLAGLFRKGSVTDELAVKDNFAFGISIAGGMLSLCIVLGSVVGRHVGQGFESAATGMVSFGLIGIVLVNFGRFAHDKLVLNRVDTRALIGDRSVSIAMVDAASLIASAIILRSMVLWVDGSDMNAMIAITTGFTVVLTILLFMTRIYEVRYARDNQNDSFQGALQKGQLALAVEHAGNLLGTALIVASARHLLNYHPDGYVSNVTGWLIVSVVLSLALYILVNASKKLILWGLDYRQEVDKQHNIGVACLEFCLTLGIALIVNGILEFLS
- the lpxL gene encoding LpxL/LpxP family Kdo(2)-lipid IV(A) lauroyl/palmitoleoyl acyltransferase translates to MSAITPPSFKLAFLGPRYWLVWLGVLILYVLTWLPFSWIRAIGSGTGKLIGRIVPKRVNIARRNISLTWPHLSADEVERLTNENLSRAGMALFETAMGWWWPGWRIKRHFTIEGYEYVEAALAQNKGVFGLALHNMNLEFACRGLGYTHPAIAFYRKHNNPLIDYLQYHGRARSNKYMIHKRNARALIAALDSQELCLYLPDQDYGRSQSIFVPFGGVAKTATSTATLMFARRADCVPMIFTSQYTANGYKVKIYPPMPELASLDDEHALTMLNEKVAEIVAEQPESYLWMHKRFKTRPDKDDPSLYD
- the glnE gene encoding bifunctional [glutamate--ammonia ligase]-adenylyl-L-tyrosine phosphorylase/[glutamate--ammonia-ligase] adenylyltransferase, with product MPTQEQMNRIIREKAQTFWQRHDDASHLQEAIPSDDDENFSLPGLSRFLGRIFEHQNIQQLEDATLSDEGYREALNAELEQVKSEDQLMRVLREFRNTQMAAIAQCDLLNNQDIESSVTRVSALADSLILAANDWLYNHLSERYGKPAGPHGPQPMIILGMGKLGGRELNFSSDIDLIFCYPYKGETEGGRKQVENQQFFNRLAQKLISALNTVTAQGQVFRVDMRLRPFGDSGPLVTHFAALEDYYQEQGRNWERFAMIKARSITPDSPYVDELLNILRPFTFRRYLDFTTIDALRHMKGLINREIRRRGLKDNIKLGAGGIREIEFFAQSFQLIHGGREPALQRRSLKRTLHTLSELDIVEPDTIHQLYGHYCFLRKVEHTLQQFDDQQTQTLPDDEWPKAVVCKVMGFIDYDTFYDELTQRMQEVHEQFNALVEEHHETHSHEDSLFHVCNDVWQVDMDRRELCALLTPYMDEDNADAVYEQLMEFRANLRQFRIGERGLRTLDELMPELLHTLIETSPNRIYRVMPRVLNVIRAITGRTTYLTLLLENLDVLNQLVKLCERSEWIAKQIQRFPLLLDELLTPLYLEQQNTGLEESRSEYEDELRQQLLRVDPDDVELSMDACRQFKLCQQLRIAASDISGSLPVVRVSDKLTVLAEVLMEAVIYQAWEQVASRYGTPEHLEENHRGFAVIGYGKLGGYELGYGSDLDLVFIHNAPTDASTNGKKSVGAQQFYIKLAQRIMHLLNTNTIFGQLYETDLRLRPSGSAGLLCCHIDGFESYQQQQAWTWEHQALVRARGVAGDSSLLASFDKVRHAILTKTRDTDSLRDDVVSMRQKMRDHLNAGTPSEIDLKQCEGGIADIEFLTQFWVLACSHENESLTRYTDNTRILNKAMTLGIIDNKTCDNLVDAYQTLRDQYHQLTLADDKFAQRSDQLDALLNNVKRIWQQVLGAE